A single Muntiacus reevesi chromosome 9, mMunRee1.1, whole genome shotgun sequence DNA region contains:
- the CTNND1 gene encoding catenin delta-1 isoform X3, with protein sequence MDDSEVESPASILASVKEQEAQFEKLTRALEEERRHVSAQLERVRVSPQDASPLLANGTLTRRHQNGRFVGDADLERQKFSDLNLNGPQDHSHLLYSAIPRMQEPGQIVETYTEEDPEGAMSVVSVETSDDGTTRRTETTVKKVVKTVTTRTVQPVPVGPDGLPVDAPALSSSYIQTLGRDFRKNGSGGPGPYVGQAGTATLPRNFHYPPDGYGRHYEDGYPGSGDGYGSLSRVARIEERYRPSMEGYRAPSRQDVYGPQPQVRVGGSSVDLHRFHPEPYGLEDDQRSVGYDEADYGLAPDFGAGRRAGTPSDPRRRLRSYEDMIGEEVPSDQYYWAPLAQHERGSLASLDSLRKGGPPPPSWRQPELPEVIAMLGYRLDAVKSNAAAYLQHLCYRNDKVKTDVRKLKGIPVLVGLLDHPKKEVHLGACGALKNISFGRDQDNKIAIKNCDGVPALVRLLRKARDMDLTEVITGTLWNLSSHDSIKMEIVDHALHALTDEVIIPHSGWEREPGEDCKPRHIEWESVLTNTAGCLRNVSSERSEARRKLRECDGLVDALIFIVQAEIGQKDSDSKLVENCVCLLRNLSYQVHREIPQAERYQEAPPSVANNTGPHAASCFGAKKGKDEWFSRGKKPTEEPTNDTVDFPKRTSPARGYELLFQPEVVRIYISLLKESKNPAILEASAGAIQNLCAGRWTYGRYIRSALRQEKALSAIADLLTNEHERVVRAASGALRNLAVDARNKELIGKHAIPNLVTNLPGGQQSSAQDFSEDTVVSVLNTINEVIAENLEAAKKLRETQGIEKLVLINKSGNRSEKEVRAAALVLQTIWGYKELRKPLEKEGWKKSDFQVNLNNASRSHSSHPYDDSTLPLIDRSQKPDKKPDREEIQMSSMGSNTKSLDNSYSTLNERGDHSRTLDRSADLGETEPLKGVPLMQKI encoded by the exons ATGGACGACTCGGAGGTGGAGTCGCCCGCCAGCATCCTGGCCTCCGTCAAGGAGCAGGAGGCGCAGTTTGAGAAGCTGACCCGGGCGCTGGAGGAGGAGCGGCGCCACGTCTCGGCGCAGCTGGAGCGCGTCCGCGTCTCCCCGCAGGACGCCAGCCCGCTCCTGGCCAACGGCACGCTCACCCGCCGGCACCAG AACGGCCGCTTTGTGGGCGATGCTGACCTTGAGCGACAGAAATTTTCAGATCTAAACCTCAACGGACCCCAG GATCACAGCCACCTTCTGTACAGCGCCATCCCCAGGATGCAGGAGCCGGGGCAGATCGTGGAGACCTACACGGAGGAGGACCCTGAGGGCGCCATGTCTGTCGTCTCCGTGGAGACCTCGGATGACGGGACCACTCGGCGCACAGAGACCACA GTCAAGAAAGTGGTGAAGACCGTGACGACGCGGACGGTGCAGCCCGTCCCCGTGGGGCCCGACGGGCTGCCCGTGGACGCCCCGGCGCTCTCCAGCAGCTACATCCAGACTCTGGGCCGCGACTTCCGCAAGAACGGCAGCGGCGGCCCTGGCCCCTACGTGGGGCAGGCAGGCACGGCCACGCTCCCCAGGAACTTCCACTACCCGCCCGACGGATACGGCCGCCACTACGAGGACGGCTATCCCGGGAGCGGCGACGGCTACGGCAGCCTGTCGCGGGTGGCCCGCATCGAGGAGCGGTACCGGCCCAGCATGGAAGGCTACCGGGCGCCCAGCCGGCAGGACGTCTACGGGCCGCAGCCCCAGGTCCGCGTGGGCGGCAGCAGCGTGGATCTGCACCGCTTCCATCCGGAGCCCTACGGGCTGGAGGACGACCAGCGCAGCGTGGGCTACGACGAGGCGGACTACGGCCTGGCGCCTGACTTCGGCGCGGGCCGGCGGGCGGGCACGCCCTCTGACCCGCGGCGGCGCCTCAG GAGCTATGAAGACATGATTGGTGAGGAGGTGCCATCAGACCAGTACTACTGGGCTCCTCTGGCCCAGCacgaacgggggagcctggccagCTTGGACAGCCTGCGCAAGGGCGGACCCCCGCCCCCCAGCTGGAGGCAGCCGGAGCTGCCGGAGGTGATTGCCATGCTGGGCTACCGCCTGGACGCGGTCAAGTCCAACGCGGCCGCCTACCTGCAGCACCTGTGCTACCGCAACGACAAGGTGAAGACCGACGTCCGGAAGCTCAAGGGCATCCCAGTGCTGGTGGGATTGTTAGACCACCCCAAAAAGGAAGTGCACCTTGGAGCCTGTGGCGCTCTCAAGAACATCTCTTTTGGGCGTGACCAGGATAACAAGATCGCTATAAAAAACTGTGACGGCGTGCCTGCTCTCGTGCGCCTGCTCCGGAAGGCTCGTGACATGGACCTCACTGAAGTCATTACTG GAACCCTGTGGAATCTCTCATCCCATGACTCCATAAAAATGGAGATTGTGGACCACGCGCTGCACGCCTTGACGGATGAAGTGATCATTCCGCATTCAGGCTGGGAGCGGGAACCTGGCGAAGACTGTAAGCCACGCCACATCGAGTGGGAGTCTGTGCTCACCAACACAGCCGGCTGCCTCAG GAATGTCAGCTCGGAGAGGAGCGAAGCGCGCCGGAAACTTCGGGAGTGTGACGGGTTGGTGGATGCTCTTATTTTCATCGTCCAGGCTGAGATTGGACAGAAAGATTCGGATAGCAAG CTTGTGGAGAACTGTGTTTGCCTCCTTCGGAACCTGTCGTATCAAGTTCACCGGGAGATCCCACAAGCAGAGCGTTACCAGGAGGCACCTCCCAGCGTCGCCAACAATACCGGGCCGCACGCTGCCAGCTGCTTTGGGGCCAAAAAAGGCAAAG ATGAGTGGTTCTCCAGAG ggAAAAAACCCACAGAGGAGCCAACAAATGATACAGTGGATTTCCCTAAAAGAACTAGTCCTGCTCGAG GCTATGAGCTGTTATTCCAGCCGGAGGTGGTTCGGATATACATATCACTTCTCAAAGAGAGCAAGAATCCTGCCATCCTAGAAGCGTCAGCCGGGGCCATCCAGAACTTGTGTGCTGGGCGCTGGACG TATGGTCGATACATCCGCTCAGCTCTGCGTCAAGAGAAAGCTCTTTCCGCCATTGCTGACCTCTTGACCAATGAACACGAGAGGGTCGTGAGAGCTGCATCTGGAGCCCTGAGAAACCTGGCTGTGGATGCTCGCAACAAAGAGTTAATTG GTAAACATGCCATTCCCAACTTGGTCACGAATCTGCCAGGAGGGCAGCAGAGCTCTGCCCAGGATTTCTCTGAGGACACTGTGGTCTCTGTTCTGAACACCATCAACGAGGTCATCGCTGAGAACTTGGAGGCCGCCAAAAAGCTCCGGGAGACCCAGGGTATTGAGAAGCTGGTTTTGATCAACAAATCAGG GAACCGTTCGGAAAAAGAAGTTCGAGCAGCCGCGCTTGTATTGCAGACAATCTGGGGATATAAGGAACTGCGGAAGCCACTGGAAAAAGAAGGCTGGAAGAAGTCAGACTTTCAG GTGAATCTGAACAATGCCTCTCGGAGCCACAGCAGCCACCCCTATGATGACAGCACTCTGCCTCTCATTGACCGGAGCCAGAAGCCAG
- the CTNND1 gene encoding catenin delta-1 isoform X1, protein MDDSEVESPASILASVKEQEAQFEKLTRALEEERRHVSAQLERVRVSPQDASPLLANGTLTRRHQNGRFVGDADLERQKFSDLNLNGPQDHSHLLYSAIPRMQEPGQIVETYTEEDPEGAMSVVSVETSDDGTTRRTETTVKKVVKTVTTRTVQPVPVGPDGLPVDAPALSSSYIQTLGRDFRKNGSGGPGPYVGQAGTATLPRNFHYPPDGYGRHYEDGYPGSGDGYGSLSRVARIEERYRPSMEGYRAPSRQDVYGPQPQVRVGGSSVDLHRFHPEPYGLEDDQRSVGYDEADYGLAPDFGAGRRAGTPSDPRRRLRSYEDMIGEEVPSDQYYWAPLAQHERGSLASLDSLRKGGPPPPSWRQPELPEVIAMLGYRLDAVKSNAAAYLQHLCYRNDKVKTDVRKLKGIPVLVGLLDHPKKEVHLGACGALKNISFGRDQDNKIAIKNCDGVPALVRLLRKARDMDLTEVITGTLWNLSSHDSIKMEIVDHALHALTDEVIIPHSGWEREPGEDCKPRHIEWESVLTNTAGCLRNVSSERSEARRKLRECDGLVDALIFIVQAEIGQKDSDSKLVENCVCLLRNLSYQVHREIPQAERYQEAPPSVANNTGPHAASCFGAKKGKDEWFSRGKKPTEEPTNDTVDFPKRTSPARGYELLFQPEVVRIYISLLKESKNPAILEASAGAIQNLCAGRWTYGRYIRSALRQEKALSAIADLLTNEHERVVRAASGALRNLAVDARNKELIGKHAIPNLVTNLPGGQQSSAQDFSEDTVVSVLNTINEVIAENLEAAKKLRETQGIEKLVLINKSGNRSEKEVRAAALVLQTIWGYKELRKPLEKEGWKKSDFQVNLNNASRSHSSHPYDDSTLPLIDRSQKPDKKPDREEIQMSSMGSNTKSLDNSYSTLNERGDHSRTLDRSADLGETEPLKGVPLMQDEGQEPLEEELDVLFVDDEGYPMSYPPMQKI, encoded by the exons ATGGACGACTCGGAGGTGGAGTCGCCCGCCAGCATCCTGGCCTCCGTCAAGGAGCAGGAGGCGCAGTTTGAGAAGCTGACCCGGGCGCTGGAGGAGGAGCGGCGCCACGTCTCGGCGCAGCTGGAGCGCGTCCGCGTCTCCCCGCAGGACGCCAGCCCGCTCCTGGCCAACGGCACGCTCACCCGCCGGCACCAG AACGGCCGCTTTGTGGGCGATGCTGACCTTGAGCGACAGAAATTTTCAGATCTAAACCTCAACGGACCCCAG GATCACAGCCACCTTCTGTACAGCGCCATCCCCAGGATGCAGGAGCCGGGGCAGATCGTGGAGACCTACACGGAGGAGGACCCTGAGGGCGCCATGTCTGTCGTCTCCGTGGAGACCTCGGATGACGGGACCACTCGGCGCACAGAGACCACA GTCAAGAAAGTGGTGAAGACCGTGACGACGCGGACGGTGCAGCCCGTCCCCGTGGGGCCCGACGGGCTGCCCGTGGACGCCCCGGCGCTCTCCAGCAGCTACATCCAGACTCTGGGCCGCGACTTCCGCAAGAACGGCAGCGGCGGCCCTGGCCCCTACGTGGGGCAGGCAGGCACGGCCACGCTCCCCAGGAACTTCCACTACCCGCCCGACGGATACGGCCGCCACTACGAGGACGGCTATCCCGGGAGCGGCGACGGCTACGGCAGCCTGTCGCGGGTGGCCCGCATCGAGGAGCGGTACCGGCCCAGCATGGAAGGCTACCGGGCGCCCAGCCGGCAGGACGTCTACGGGCCGCAGCCCCAGGTCCGCGTGGGCGGCAGCAGCGTGGATCTGCACCGCTTCCATCCGGAGCCCTACGGGCTGGAGGACGACCAGCGCAGCGTGGGCTACGACGAGGCGGACTACGGCCTGGCGCCTGACTTCGGCGCGGGCCGGCGGGCGGGCACGCCCTCTGACCCGCGGCGGCGCCTCAG GAGCTATGAAGACATGATTGGTGAGGAGGTGCCATCAGACCAGTACTACTGGGCTCCTCTGGCCCAGCacgaacgggggagcctggccagCTTGGACAGCCTGCGCAAGGGCGGACCCCCGCCCCCCAGCTGGAGGCAGCCGGAGCTGCCGGAGGTGATTGCCATGCTGGGCTACCGCCTGGACGCGGTCAAGTCCAACGCGGCCGCCTACCTGCAGCACCTGTGCTACCGCAACGACAAGGTGAAGACCGACGTCCGGAAGCTCAAGGGCATCCCAGTGCTGGTGGGATTGTTAGACCACCCCAAAAAGGAAGTGCACCTTGGAGCCTGTGGCGCTCTCAAGAACATCTCTTTTGGGCGTGACCAGGATAACAAGATCGCTATAAAAAACTGTGACGGCGTGCCTGCTCTCGTGCGCCTGCTCCGGAAGGCTCGTGACATGGACCTCACTGAAGTCATTACTG GAACCCTGTGGAATCTCTCATCCCATGACTCCATAAAAATGGAGATTGTGGACCACGCGCTGCACGCCTTGACGGATGAAGTGATCATTCCGCATTCAGGCTGGGAGCGGGAACCTGGCGAAGACTGTAAGCCACGCCACATCGAGTGGGAGTCTGTGCTCACCAACACAGCCGGCTGCCTCAG GAATGTCAGCTCGGAGAGGAGCGAAGCGCGCCGGAAACTTCGGGAGTGTGACGGGTTGGTGGATGCTCTTATTTTCATCGTCCAGGCTGAGATTGGACAGAAAGATTCGGATAGCAAG CTTGTGGAGAACTGTGTTTGCCTCCTTCGGAACCTGTCGTATCAAGTTCACCGGGAGATCCCACAAGCAGAGCGTTACCAGGAGGCACCTCCCAGCGTCGCCAACAATACCGGGCCGCACGCTGCCAGCTGCTTTGGGGCCAAAAAAGGCAAAG ATGAGTGGTTCTCCAGAG ggAAAAAACCCACAGAGGAGCCAACAAATGATACAGTGGATTTCCCTAAAAGAACTAGTCCTGCTCGAG GCTATGAGCTGTTATTCCAGCCGGAGGTGGTTCGGATATACATATCACTTCTCAAAGAGAGCAAGAATCCTGCCATCCTAGAAGCGTCAGCCGGGGCCATCCAGAACTTGTGTGCTGGGCGCTGGACG TATGGTCGATACATCCGCTCAGCTCTGCGTCAAGAGAAAGCTCTTTCCGCCATTGCTGACCTCTTGACCAATGAACACGAGAGGGTCGTGAGAGCTGCATCTGGAGCCCTGAGAAACCTGGCTGTGGATGCTCGCAACAAAGAGTTAATTG GTAAACATGCCATTCCCAACTTGGTCACGAATCTGCCAGGAGGGCAGCAGAGCTCTGCCCAGGATTTCTCTGAGGACACTGTGGTCTCTGTTCTGAACACCATCAACGAGGTCATCGCTGAGAACTTGGAGGCCGCCAAAAAGCTCCGGGAGACCCAGGGTATTGAGAAGCTGGTTTTGATCAACAAATCAGG GAACCGTTCGGAAAAAGAAGTTCGAGCAGCCGCGCTTGTATTGCAGACAATCTGGGGATATAAGGAACTGCGGAAGCCACTGGAAAAAGAAGGCTGGAAGAAGTCAGACTTTCAG GTGAATCTGAACAATGCCTCTCGGAGCCACAGCAGCCACCCCTATGATGACAGCACTCTGCCTCTCATTGACCGGAGCCAGAAGCCAG
- the CTNND1 gene encoding catenin delta-1 isoform X2, which produces MDDSEVESPASILASVKEQEAQFEKLTRALEEERRHVSAQLERVRVSPQDASPLLANGTLTRRHQNGRFVGDADLERQKFSDLNLNGPQDHSHLLYSAIPRMQEPGQIVETYTEEDPEGAMSVVSVETSDDGTTRRTETTVKKVVKTVTTRTVQPVPVGPDGLPVDAPALSSSYIQTLGRDFRKNGSGGPGPYVGQAGTATLPRNFHYPPDGYGRHYEDGYPGSGDGYGSLSRVARIEERYRPSMEGYRAPSRQDVYGPQPQVRVGGSSVDLHRFHPEPYGLEDDQRSVGYDEADYGLAPDFGAGRRAGTPSDPRRRLRSYEDMIGEEVPSDQYYWAPLAQHERGSLASLDSLRKGGPPPPSWRQPELPEVIAMLGYRLDAVKSNAAAYLQHLCYRNDKVKTDVRKLKGIPVLVGLLDHPKKEVHLGACGALKNISFGRDQDNKIAIKNCDGVPALVRLLRKARDMDLTEVITGTLWNLSSHDSIKMEIVDHALHALTDEVIIPHSGWEREPGEDCKPRHIEWESVLTNTAGCLRNVSSERSEARRKLRECDGLVDALIFIVQAEIGQKDSDSKLVENCVCLLRNLSYQVHREIPQAERYQEAPPSVANNTGPHAASCFGAKKGKGKKPTEEPTNDTVDFPKRTSPARGYELLFQPEVVRIYISLLKESKNPAILEASAGAIQNLCAGRWTYGRYIRSALRQEKALSAIADLLTNEHERVVRAASGALRNLAVDARNKELIGKHAIPNLVTNLPGGQQSSAQDFSEDTVVSVLNTINEVIAENLEAAKKLRETQGIEKLVLINKSGNRSEKEVRAAALVLQTIWGYKELRKPLEKEGWKKSDFQVNLNNASRSHSSHPYDDSTLPLIDRSQKPDKKPDREEIQMSSMGSNTKSLDNSYSTLNERGDHSRTLDRSADLGETEPLKGVPLMQDEGQEPLEEELDVLFVDDEGYPMSYPPMQKI; this is translated from the exons ATGGACGACTCGGAGGTGGAGTCGCCCGCCAGCATCCTGGCCTCCGTCAAGGAGCAGGAGGCGCAGTTTGAGAAGCTGACCCGGGCGCTGGAGGAGGAGCGGCGCCACGTCTCGGCGCAGCTGGAGCGCGTCCGCGTCTCCCCGCAGGACGCCAGCCCGCTCCTGGCCAACGGCACGCTCACCCGCCGGCACCAG AACGGCCGCTTTGTGGGCGATGCTGACCTTGAGCGACAGAAATTTTCAGATCTAAACCTCAACGGACCCCAG GATCACAGCCACCTTCTGTACAGCGCCATCCCCAGGATGCAGGAGCCGGGGCAGATCGTGGAGACCTACACGGAGGAGGACCCTGAGGGCGCCATGTCTGTCGTCTCCGTGGAGACCTCGGATGACGGGACCACTCGGCGCACAGAGACCACA GTCAAGAAAGTGGTGAAGACCGTGACGACGCGGACGGTGCAGCCCGTCCCCGTGGGGCCCGACGGGCTGCCCGTGGACGCCCCGGCGCTCTCCAGCAGCTACATCCAGACTCTGGGCCGCGACTTCCGCAAGAACGGCAGCGGCGGCCCTGGCCCCTACGTGGGGCAGGCAGGCACGGCCACGCTCCCCAGGAACTTCCACTACCCGCCCGACGGATACGGCCGCCACTACGAGGACGGCTATCCCGGGAGCGGCGACGGCTACGGCAGCCTGTCGCGGGTGGCCCGCATCGAGGAGCGGTACCGGCCCAGCATGGAAGGCTACCGGGCGCCCAGCCGGCAGGACGTCTACGGGCCGCAGCCCCAGGTCCGCGTGGGCGGCAGCAGCGTGGATCTGCACCGCTTCCATCCGGAGCCCTACGGGCTGGAGGACGACCAGCGCAGCGTGGGCTACGACGAGGCGGACTACGGCCTGGCGCCTGACTTCGGCGCGGGCCGGCGGGCGGGCACGCCCTCTGACCCGCGGCGGCGCCTCAG GAGCTATGAAGACATGATTGGTGAGGAGGTGCCATCAGACCAGTACTACTGGGCTCCTCTGGCCCAGCacgaacgggggagcctggccagCTTGGACAGCCTGCGCAAGGGCGGACCCCCGCCCCCCAGCTGGAGGCAGCCGGAGCTGCCGGAGGTGATTGCCATGCTGGGCTACCGCCTGGACGCGGTCAAGTCCAACGCGGCCGCCTACCTGCAGCACCTGTGCTACCGCAACGACAAGGTGAAGACCGACGTCCGGAAGCTCAAGGGCATCCCAGTGCTGGTGGGATTGTTAGACCACCCCAAAAAGGAAGTGCACCTTGGAGCCTGTGGCGCTCTCAAGAACATCTCTTTTGGGCGTGACCAGGATAACAAGATCGCTATAAAAAACTGTGACGGCGTGCCTGCTCTCGTGCGCCTGCTCCGGAAGGCTCGTGACATGGACCTCACTGAAGTCATTACTG GAACCCTGTGGAATCTCTCATCCCATGACTCCATAAAAATGGAGATTGTGGACCACGCGCTGCACGCCTTGACGGATGAAGTGATCATTCCGCATTCAGGCTGGGAGCGGGAACCTGGCGAAGACTGTAAGCCACGCCACATCGAGTGGGAGTCTGTGCTCACCAACACAGCCGGCTGCCTCAG GAATGTCAGCTCGGAGAGGAGCGAAGCGCGCCGGAAACTTCGGGAGTGTGACGGGTTGGTGGATGCTCTTATTTTCATCGTCCAGGCTGAGATTGGACAGAAAGATTCGGATAGCAAG CTTGTGGAGAACTGTGTTTGCCTCCTTCGGAACCTGTCGTATCAAGTTCACCGGGAGATCCCACAAGCAGAGCGTTACCAGGAGGCACCTCCCAGCGTCGCCAACAATACCGGGCCGCACGCTGCCAGCTGCTTTGGGGCCAAAAAAGGCAAAG ggAAAAAACCCACAGAGGAGCCAACAAATGATACAGTGGATTTCCCTAAAAGAACTAGTCCTGCTCGAG GCTATGAGCTGTTATTCCAGCCGGAGGTGGTTCGGATATACATATCACTTCTCAAAGAGAGCAAGAATCCTGCCATCCTAGAAGCGTCAGCCGGGGCCATCCAGAACTTGTGTGCTGGGCGCTGGACG TATGGTCGATACATCCGCTCAGCTCTGCGTCAAGAGAAAGCTCTTTCCGCCATTGCTGACCTCTTGACCAATGAACACGAGAGGGTCGTGAGAGCTGCATCTGGAGCCCTGAGAAACCTGGCTGTGGATGCTCGCAACAAAGAGTTAATTG GTAAACATGCCATTCCCAACTTGGTCACGAATCTGCCAGGAGGGCAGCAGAGCTCTGCCCAGGATTTCTCTGAGGACACTGTGGTCTCTGTTCTGAACACCATCAACGAGGTCATCGCTGAGAACTTGGAGGCCGCCAAAAAGCTCCGGGAGACCCAGGGTATTGAGAAGCTGGTTTTGATCAACAAATCAGG GAACCGTTCGGAAAAAGAAGTTCGAGCAGCCGCGCTTGTATTGCAGACAATCTGGGGATATAAGGAACTGCGGAAGCCACTGGAAAAAGAAGGCTGGAAGAAGTCAGACTTTCAG GTGAATCTGAACAATGCCTCTCGGAGCCACAGCAGCCACCCCTATGATGACAGCACTCTGCCTCTCATTGACCGGAGCCAGAAGCCAG